In Methanococcoides sp. LMO-2, a single window of DNA contains:
- the mtaC gene encoding methanol--corrinoid protein MtaC — translation MIDINPQRTLVRYNVRIEQEMTPEEVAEGLFPVDEAIREVARAVFDGDEDEVVESLKNAIEKGKDPLSLINNALMVGMEVVSTLYDDNMLYLPDVIISAQAMIEGIEFCKEQSGEEHEYKGKVISYVVEGDIHDIGKKIVTVLLRAKGYEVIDLGKDVPVEEVISAVKREKPLMVTGTALMTTTMSAFSDVNSRLLDSDINVPVVCGGGAVNQDFISQYALGLYCEEAADVPKIADAILKGFDIESLRKEFHKH, via the coding sequence TTGATTGACATAAATCCTCAACGTACCCTGGTACGGTACAATGTAAGGATAGAGCAGGAAATGACGCCTGAAGAGGTTGCAGAGGGTCTGTTCCCTGTAGATGAAGCTATACGTGAGGTTGCAAGGGCGGTTTTTGATGGCGATGAAGATGAAGTTGTGGAGAGTCTTAAGAATGCCATTGAAAAAGGTAAGGACCCTCTGTCCCTGATAAATAATGCACTTATGGTAGGGATGGAGGTCGTTTCAACACTTTATGATGATAATATGCTTTACCTTCCTGATGTTATTATCTCAGCCCAGGCGATGATCGAAGGAATTGAGTTCTGTAAGGAGCAGTCAGGAGAGGAACACGAATACAAGGGTAAGGTAATTTCATATGTTGTGGAGGGTGACATTCATGACATCGGCAAGAAGATCGTAACAGTGCTTCTCAGGGCAAAAGGGTATGAGGTTATTGATCTTGGAAAGGATGTTCCTGTCGAAGAGGTCATATCTGCTGTGAAAAGAGAGAAACCTCTAATGGTTACCGGAACAGCTCTTATGACAACTACGATGTCTGCATTCAGTGATGTAAATTCACGTCTTCTTGATAGTGATATTAATGTTCCTGTGGTATGTGGCGGGGGCGCAGTTAACCAGGATTTCATTTCCCAGTACGCTCTTGGTCTCTATTGTGAAGAAGCAGCAGATGTTCCGAAGATCGCAGATGCTATTCTGAAAGGATTTGATATTGAAAGCCTCAGGAAGGAGTTCCACAAACATTGA
- the mtaB gene encoding methanol--corrinoid protein co-methyltransferase MtaB, which produces MDIKRYTKMAYDDFEDMVFGHCPNPLTTGFDLEIGAGYTSAEVNYAPRPSSGKSKETLVAEYEKITTDVLQRMVQVGFPSVVLETEHVLPMTMNPEWGADISHAQKTIMEEYYDEYGIKCALRTTLADIRGGRETLDLRGDHYDILMESFEQVASSGSDMLSIESLGGKGVFDNAILHNDIPGIMFSIGILGTLDVEYIWSEISSIAKKHNVIAAGDTDCSQANTAMFIAGGLLDRKLAHTMAIVARAISAPRSLAAYEAGAVGPGKDCGYENTIIKAIAGVPISQEGKASTCAHSDVMGNLVMQCCDLWSNESVEYHGEFGGTSVQCWGETLSYDCSMLNTAIEAGYTKVFRDVLMASDRYRDPQSFILAFDNAYRIGEAIVEDGDDIYLRSKNAAIKACELVERGSRDQLELSRFEKASLTKAIKALYSMTDEKDVFIDEQMEKFKVSMPEFRPENYGY; this is translated from the coding sequence ATGGATATAAAACGCTACACAAAAATGGCATATGATGATTTTGAGGACATGGTTTTTGGACATTGTCCTAATCCTCTCACTACTGGTTTTGATCTGGAGATCGGAGCTGGTTACACTTCTGCAGAGGTAAATTATGCACCCAGACCTTCATCAGGAAAGTCTAAAGAAACGCTTGTTGCAGAATATGAGAAGATAACAACTGATGTCCTTCAAAGGATGGTTCAGGTGGGTTTTCCTTCTGTGGTGCTTGAGACCGAACATGTTCTTCCAATGACAATGAATCCTGAGTGGGGAGCCGATATATCACATGCACAGAAGACGATCATGGAAGAATATTATGATGAATACGGTATCAAATGTGCATTACGTACCACTCTTGCTGACATCCGTGGAGGTCGTGAGACCCTTGATCTGCGTGGTGATCATTATGATATTCTTATGGAATCGTTTGAGCAGGTAGCATCCAGCGGTTCCGATATGCTTTCCATTGAATCGCTTGGTGGGAAGGGTGTTTTTGATAATGCAATTCTCCATAATGACATTCCGGGAATTATGTTCTCTATAGGAATTCTTGGAACTCTTGATGTTGAATATATCTGGTCTGAGATCAGCAGTATTGCAAAGAAGCACAATGTGATCGCCGCAGGAGATACTGATTGTTCCCAGGCCAATACTGCAATGTTCATCGCAGGAGGTCTCCTTGACAGGAAACTCGCACATACGATGGCTATAGTGGCAAGGGCAATCTCTGCACCAAGATCACTTGCAGCATACGAGGCAGGAGCTGTTGGCCCGGGTAAGGATTGCGGATATGAGAACACGATCATAAAAGCAATTGCTGGTGTACCTATTTCGCAGGAGGGAAAAGCTTCAACATGTGCACACTCTGATGTCATGGGTAACCTTGTCATGCAGTGCTGTGATCTCTGGTCCAATGAGTCCGTGGAGTATCACGGCGAATTTGGTGGAACGAGTGTCCAGTGCTGGGGTGAAACATTATCCTATGATTGCTCTATGCTGAACACGGCTATTGAAGCCGGTTATACAAAGGTCTTCAGGGATGTGCTAATGGCCTCGGACAGATATCGTGATCCTCAGTCCTTCATACTTGCATTTGATAATGCGTACAGAATCGGAGAGGCCATTGTAGAGGATGGTGACGACATCTACCTCCGTTCAAAGAACGCTGCAATTAAAGCCTGCGAGCTTGTTGAGAGAGGTTCAAGGGACCAGCTGGAGCTTTCCCGGTTCGAGAAAGCATCTCTGACAAAAGCTATCAAGGCGCTTTACTCTATGACCGATGAAAAGGATGTTTTCATTGATGAGCAGATGGAAAAATTCAAGGTCTCAATGCCTGAATTCAGGCCCGAAAATTATGGTTACTGA
- the mtaC gene encoding methanol--corrinoid protein MtaC, whose amino-acid sequence MTSLDIDPSEILVRYNVQMEKAMSPEDAAAELYPTDELYRPIAEAIFEGEEDDVIEGLEAAIDAGKNPIALIDDALMVGMKVVTDLYDQGVIFLPNVMMSADAMLDGIEFCKDQSDEAPVSKGKVVCHVAEGDVHDIGKTIVAALLRANGYEVVDLGRDVPVDEVIEAVKAENPIMLTGTALMTTTMYAFKAVNDRLLEAGIKVPFACGGGAVNQDFVTTYELGVYGEEAADAPKIADQIVAGAALDALKEEFHKH is encoded by the coding sequence ATGACCAGTCTTGACATAGACCCCAGTGAGATTCTGGTAAGGTACAATGTACAAATGGAAAAGGCAATGTCTCCTGAAGATGCAGCGGCTGAACTTTATCCAACCGATGAGTTATACAGGCCAATTGCAGAAGCTATCTTTGAAGGTGAGGAAGACGACGTTATTGAAGGGCTTGAAGCTGCAATCGATGCAGGTAAGAACCCAATTGCATTGATCGACGATGCACTTATGGTAGGTATGAAGGTTGTTACAGATCTGTACGACCAGGGTGTAATTTTCCTGCCAAACGTCATGATGTCTGCAGATGCAATGCTTGATGGTATTGAGTTCTGTAAGGATCAGTCCGATGAAGCACCTGTTTCAAAGGGTAAAGTTGTCTGCCACGTAGCAGAAGGAGATGTACACGACATTGGTAAGACCATTGTAGCAGCACTTCTCAGAGCAAACGGATATGAGGTAGTTGACCTTGGCCGTGATGTTCCTGTAGATGAAGTTATTGAAGCTGTCAAAGCTGAGAACCCAATCATGCTTACAGGTACTGCACTGATGACAACAACAATGTATGCTTTCAAGGCTGTCAACGACAGGCTTCTTGAAGCAGGTATTAAGGTCCCATTCGCATGTGGCGGTGGAGCAGTTAACCAGGACTTCGTAACTACCTACGAGCTTGGTGTCTATGGTGAGGAAGCAGCTGACGCACCAAAGATCGCAGATCAGATCGTTGCTGGTGCAGCTCTTGATGCACTGAAAGAGGAATTCCACAAACACTGA
- a CDS encoding acetate uptake transporter gives MTNNEEAPENCVLCKPENEFHIIDKTSDHAPLGFMGLGLAATMLGLMGSGFFADATMVVSMSIFLGGFAQVFAGIEGWKKGDVFGATAFSAFGLFWFSFAFILMSTGLASGVLGAASAASVGFYLLIWGIVSLVLLLVTFKIGIKAIIVVFIALTLTFFLNAAANLGIGVGSLAGYVTLILGISALYTSLALVANSVFGKTIAPL, from the coding sequence TTGACAAACAATGAAGAGGCTCCAGAAAACTGTGTTTTATGTAAGCCTGAGAATGAATTTCATATAATTGATAAAACATCAGATCATGCACCACTCGGATTCATGGGACTTGGTCTTGCTGCTACAATGCTTGGCCTGATGGGGTCAGGATTCTTTGCAGATGCTACAATGGTAGTATCAATGTCCATTTTCCTTGGTGGATTTGCACAGGTATTTGCAGGAATTGAAGGTTGGAAGAAAGGAGATGTGTTCGGAGCAACAGCATTCTCAGCTTTTGGCCTGTTCTGGTTCTCCTTTGCGTTTATACTGATGTCTACAGGACTTGCAAGTGGAGTTCTCGGTGCAGCCAGTGCAGCATCCGTTGGATTCTACCTTTTGATATGGGGCATCGTTTCCCTTGTGTTGTTGCTTGTTACATTTAAGATCGGCATCAAGGCAATAATTGTGGTGTTTATTGCACTTACACTGACATTCTTCCTGAATGCAGCAGCAAACCTTGGAATAGGTGTTGGATCACTTGCAGGTTACGTAACTTTGATACTTGGAATTTCTGCATTGTACACTTCACTTGCACTTGTGGCAAATTCCGTCTTTGGTAAGACCATTGCACCTCTGTGA
- the mtaB gene encoding methanol--corrinoid protein co-methyltransferase MtaB, with the protein MAINRYTKMAYGSADEMVFGKSKFPVKAGLGLEIGAGYATPEVNYAPRPEAGASKEKLVKEYQRITTDIMNRMVQVGFPSVVLETEHVEQMTNNPTWGGAVAHAQKEIMEEFHDEYGIKCALRHTPGDIREDRDFLELRGDKFNTLMESFEEVASNGADLLSIETMGGKEVFDYAILRNDVPGMLYAIGCLGTIDMDFIWQEIASVAKKNNVLAAGDTDCSEANTAMFIAGGLLDKNLAHTLAIIARAISAPRSLAAYEAGAVGPGKDCGYENTIVKSIAGVPIAQEGKSSTCAHSDVMGNLVMQCCDLWSNESVEYHAEFGGTSVQCWSESLAYDCALMNTATATGQEKTLRDLMVLSDKYRDPQGYVLAYDNAYRVGEAIVKDGNDIYLRAKNAALKSIEIMEEGVAGKLELTRFEKGALADAKEALSGLTDDKDTFMSDCMAKYKEEVKVFLPENYGL; encoded by the coding sequence ATGGCAATAAACAGATACACAAAGATGGCATATGGCAGTGCAGATGAAATGGTCTTCGGTAAATCCAAGTTCCCTGTAAAAGCAGGACTCGGTCTTGAGATCGGTGCCGGTTACGCTACTCCTGAAGTAAACTATGCTCCAAGACCTGAAGCAGGTGCATCAAAGGAGAAGCTGGTCAAGGAATACCAGAGGATCACCACAGATATCATGAACCGTATGGTTCAGGTAGGTTTCCCATCTGTAGTACTTGAGACAGAACACGTTGAACAGATGACCAACAACCCAACCTGGGGAGGAGCGGTCGCACATGCACAGAAAGAGATCATGGAAGAATTCCACGATGAATACGGTATCAAATGTGCATTAAGACACACCCCTGGTGACATTCGTGAAGACCGTGATTTCCTTGAGCTCAGAGGCGACAAGTTCAACACCCTTATGGAGTCCTTTGAGGAAGTAGCATCAAACGGTGCTGACCTGCTTTCCATTGAGACAATGGGTGGTAAGGAAGTATTCGACTATGCTATCCTGAGGAACGATGTACCAGGTATGCTCTACGCAATTGGATGCCTTGGTACCATTGACATGGACTTCATCTGGCAGGAGATCGCCAGCGTTGCTAAGAAGAACAACGTTCTTGCAGCCGGTGACACTGACTGTTCCGAAGCAAACACTGCAATGTTCATTGCAGGTGGTCTTCTTGACAAGAACCTTGCTCACACACTTGCAATCATTGCAAGGGCAATCTCAGCACCAAGATCACTCGCAGCATACGAGGCAGGAGCTGTAGGTCCAGGTAAGGACTGTGGATATGAGAACACCATCGTAAAATCAATTGCTGGTGTCCCAATTGCACAGGAAGGTAAGAGCTCAACCTGCGCACACTCTGATGTCATGGGTAACCTTGTCATGCAGTGCTGTGATCTCTGGTCCAACGAGTCTGTTGAATACCACGCAGAGTTTGGTGGTACTTCTGTACAGTGCTGGTCAGAATCACTTGCATATGACTGTGCTCTTATGAACACAGCAACTGCAACAGGTCAGGAGAAGACCCTCAGGGATCTTATGGTACTTTCCGACAAGTACAGGGACCCACAGGGCTATGTGCTTGCATATGACAACGCATACCGCGTTGGTGAGGCAATTGTCAAAGACGGTAATGACATCTACCTCCGTGCAAAGAACGCTGCACTCAAATCCATCGAGATCATGGAAGAAGGAGTAGCTGGCAAGCTCGAGCTCACAAGATTCGAGAAGGGTGCACTCGCAGATGCAAAGGAAGCACTGTCCGGACTTACAGATGACAAGGACACCTTCATGAGCGACTGCATGGCCAAGTACAAGGAAGAAGTCAAGGTATTCCTGCCTGAGAACTACGGTCTCTAA